The Euphorbia lathyris chromosome 2, ddEupLath1.1, whole genome shotgun sequence genome includes a window with the following:
- the LOC136216523 gene encoding dirigent protein 22-like produces the protein MSKLNPFLPAQFFTLSFLSLLFLSAGENHDFVRSMDKKILGLKKEKLSHFKLYWHDIVTGAKPSAVMVVPPSNTSTTAFGMVRMIDNPLTMGPEMSSKLVGKAQGFYAQAAQDEIGLLMAMNFAFSEGKYNGSTLTVLGRNTVFSKVREMPVIGGSGLFRFARGYVQATTHKFDLTTGDATVEYNIYVLHY, from the coding sequence ATGTCTAAATTAAACCCCTTTCTTCCTGCCCAATTCTTCACTCTCTCCTTCCTCAGCCTCCTCTTCCTCTCCGCCGGCGAAAACCATGACTTCGTCAGAAGCATGGACAAGAAAATCTTGGGTCTAAAGAAAGAAAAGCTAAGCCATTTCAAATTATACTGGCATGACATCGTAACAGGCGCTAAACCCAGCGCCGTCATGGTGGTTCCGCCGTCGAACACATCAACAACAGCTTTTGGTATGGTGAGGATGATCGACAATCCGTTGACTATGGGCCCGGAAATGAGCTCAAAATTGGTCGGAAAAGCTCAAGGATTTTACGCACAGGCAGCACAAGATGAGATCGGCTTGTTAATGGCCATGAATTTTGCcttttctgaaggtaaatataaTGGTAGCACTCTTACTGTTCTTGGTCGGAACACGGTGTTTTCAAAGGTCAGAGAAATGCCGGTGATCGGAGGAAGTGGACTTTTCCGGTTTGCCAGAGGTTATGTTCAGGCAACCACTCATAAGTTTGATTTAACTACAGGAGATGCTACTGTTGAGTATAATATTTATGTGTTGCATTATTGA